CCGCAGGTCGCAGTGTCAAGGGGGTCCCGACTGTTTAATAAAAACACAGGAAGCCGCAAGCCCGAAAGGGTGTGAACGGCTTCTGAATCCTGGCCAGTACAGGTACCTAAAACCTGGGTTCAACCGGGCTAAGGGCCTGCAAACGCCGGGAGTAACTCTGACTCTCTCAAGGTAGCCAAATGCCTTGTCGGGTAAGTTCCGACGCGCATGAATGGAGCAACGAGGGCCCCACTGTCCCCGCTTGGTACCCGGTGAACCCACGTAAAGTGGACGAACAGTCCACTAACTTCCAGCGGGAAGAGAAGACCCCGTGGAGTTTTACTGCAGTCTGTCGCTGGGATATGGTTGTGGATGCAGAGTGTAGGCGGGAGCTGTTAATCTCAGTCTCTCCGGGGACTGAGGGAGGCGACAATGGAACACCGCCCTTTTGCGACTGTGTCTCTCACCGGCGCTTCGGCGTTGGAACAACGGTAGATGGGCAGTTTGGCTGGGGCGGCACCCCCTTGAAAAAATATCGAGGGGGCCCAAAGATCGGCTCAGGCGGGACAGAAACCCGCCGCAGAGTGCAAAGGCAAAAGCTGGTCTGACTGAATCCTCCAAGGCAAGGGATTCAGAGGCGAAAGCCGGGCTTAGCGAACATCCAAATCCCTCTTGGTGAGGGTTGGATATGACAGAAAAATTACCCCGGGGATAACAGGCTCGTCGCGGGCGAGAGTTCACATCGACCCCGCGGCTTGGTACCTCGATGTCGGCTCTTCCTATCCTGGTCCTGCATAAGGGGCCAAGGGTGAGGCTGCTCGCCTATTAAAAGGGAACGTGAGCTGGGTTTAGACCGTCGTGAGACAGGTCGGACTCTATCTGCTGGGAGTGTTGGTCGCCTGAGGGGAAAGGGTCCTAAGTACGAGAGGAACGGGACGTTGTAGCCTCTAGTCTACCGGTTGTCCGACAGGGCATTGCCGGGCAGCCACGCTGTCGCGGATAAGGGCTGAAAGCATCTAAGCCCGAAGCCGCTCCCGAAAATAGGCGGCCGTTCTTTGACGTGAGACTTGGTGACAGGCCTTGGTCAAGGACGAGGGTTCTCATAGAAGATGAGGTTGATAGAGCTGGGGTGTACGCATCAAGGCTTCGGCCGAGGTGTTTAGCCTGCAGCTACTAATCGCCCGAGGTGTCGGGCTGAAAAAGTTCTGGTGTTTGGGTGATTTGTGGGTTTGTTTGGTTATGTGTTTGCGTGGTGTTTTCTGTTTTTTTGGTCTTTTGAGTCTGTCTGCTGTTTAGGCGTTGATCTAGGCTTTGTTTATGCTGTGATTGTCTGGTTCTTAACATATTATGTGAGAACATTGGTGCAAATCGCGGTATGGTTTTCAACAGTGAAACATAAATTCTTTCAAGACCACGTAAAATGGGTGAAGATGTTTTGAGAGTGGTTACGGCGGATTCTGGTGCTGCTATCTTGGATGAACATTTTAAGCCGTTGTTGATAGTTGCTGCGACTGTGGTGTTGGTGAAGCCTCCTTATAGAAAAGCTAGGCTTTGTTTGTCTGAGCCTATTTTCAGGAAGGTGGAAGATGGTTCGTTTTTGATAGTTCATTAGCTTGAGCTTTGCCAGAGGCTTTTGAAGGAGGTAGAAGCGGATGTGGTTCATTTGGATATGTCTTTGGGCGGTTTGAGTTTGGAGGAGCTTTCTGTGGTTCAGCTTTCTAGAATGAGAGTTTCAAGCAAGGGTCGAAGACGGGTTTTGAAGATTTTGCCGAAATTGAGGAAGATTGCTTCTGATATTAGGCGGGTTTATGGTCTTGATGTGTTGGCTATAGGGAAAGAGAGTATTCCGGTTAGGGTTGCTGAGTTGACGTGTGGTGCGTATGCTGTTTTGTATTCTGCGGAGAAAG
This Candidatus Bathyarchaeota archaeon DNA region includes the following protein-coding sequences:
- a CDS encoding DUF4152 domain-containing protein, giving the protein MGEDVLRVVTADSGAAILDEHFKPLLIVAATVVLVKPPYRKARLCLSEPIFRKVEDGSFLIVH
- a CDS encoding DUF4152 domain-containing protein, yielding MKEVEADVVHLDMSLGGLSLEELSVVQLSRMRVSSKGRRRVLKILPKLRKIASDIRRVYGLDVLAIGKESIPVRVAELTCGAYAVLYSAEKAVEEESSVRLGLPTKCYARVFGGGVTVHSLLPAEHDIVGYVKDEEGFLERVEFLEMLNPCARGFRVLEFIPKI